One part of the Algibacter sp. L1A34 genome encodes these proteins:
- a CDS encoding ABC transporter ATP-binding protein, protein MIETKEDIQPILEIKDLHKSFGDNHVLNGFNLKLFKGENLVVMGKSGSGKSVMIKTLVGLLEADHGSITIKGEDIMKLGRKEFDVLRTEIGFLFQGSALYDSMTVRENLEFPLRRNRDRVDASRTTEELVLEALENVGLAHTIDLMPVELSGGMQRRVALARALILKPKIILYDEPTTGLDPITAKEIIHLMRTVQTTYNTSSLIITHDLDCARVISNRMILLVDGINYAEGTYKELSISEDPKVKAFFKD, encoded by the coding sequence ATGATAGAAACAAAAGAAGATATACAGCCCATTTTAGAAATCAAAGATCTTCATAAAAGCTTTGGAGATAATCACGTACTCAATGGTTTTAACTTAAAATTGTTTAAAGGTGAAAACCTTGTAGTAATGGGTAAATCGGGTTCTGGTAAATCAGTTATGATAAAAACCTTAGTTGGGTTGCTAGAAGCCGATCATGGAAGTATTACTATTAAAGGTGAAGATATTATGAAGCTAGGCCGAAAAGAGTTCGATGTGCTTAGAACAGAAATTGGATTTTTATTTCAAGGAAGTGCATTGTATGATTCTATGACGGTTCGAGAAAATTTAGAATTTCCTTTGCGTAGAAACCGGGATAGGGTAGATGCTTCTCGAACAACAGAAGAATTGGTTTTAGAAGCTTTGGAAAATGTTGGATTAGCACACACAATAGATTTAATGCCAGTAGAACTTTCTGGAGGAATGCAGAGACGGGTAGCTTTAGCAAGGGCTTTAATTTTAAAGCCAAAGATTATTTTATATGATGAGCCTACCACAGGTCTTGACCCAATAACAGCAAAGGAAATTATTCATTTAATGAGAACTGTTCAAACAACATATAATACATCTTCGCTTATTATCACACACGATTTGGATTGTGCACGAGTAATCAGTAACCGAATGATTTTACTGGTAGATGGAATTAATTATGCGGAAGGAACTTATAAAGAGCTTTCTATTTCAGAAGACCCGAAAGTTAAAGCCTTTTTTAAAGATTAA
- a CDS encoding MlaE family ABC transporter permease, with protein sequence MNGTNSIVIRTKLFFEEVGDITYFSIRFFREMFTSPFEWKELLRQCYQIGNRSFALVGVTGFILGLVFTLQSRPTLSQFGATSWMPSMVSLSIVREIGPVIFALICAGRIGSGIGAELGSMKVTEQIDAMEVSGTNPFKYLVVTRILATTLMLPLLILMGDAIALFGSALIENLKGEVSYLLYFNNVFDALEFSDVLPATVKSFFFGFAIGLVGCYKGYNCSKGTVGVGEASNTAVVYTSMLLFVIDFVAVFITDIFFKI encoded by the coding sequence TTGAACGGAACAAACTCTATAGTAATAAGAACCAAACTCTTTTTTGAAGAAGTGGGTGATATAACCTATTTTTCAATTCGTTTTTTCAGAGAGATGTTTACATCTCCGTTTGAATGGAAAGAACTATTAAGGCAGTGTTACCAAATAGGGAACCGTTCTTTTGCGTTGGTAGGTGTTACTGGTTTTATTTTAGGATTAGTATTTACATTACAGTCTAGACCTACACTTTCTCAATTTGGCGCTACCTCTTGGATGCCATCAATGGTTAGTCTTTCAATTGTTAGAGAGATAGGTCCAGTTATTTTTGCCTTAATATGTGCTGGAAGAATTGGTTCTGGAATTGGCGCAGAGCTTGGTTCAATGAAAGTAACGGAGCAAATAGACGCGATGGAGGTATCAGGAACCAACCCATTTAAGTATTTGGTAGTTACACGCATATTGGCTACTACATTAATGCTTCCGCTACTTATACTTATGGGAGATGCTATAGCCTTATTTGGATCTGCACTTATTGAGAATTTAAAAGGAGAAGTATCGTACTTATTATATTTTAATAATGTGTTTGACGCTTTAGAGTTTAGTGATGTTCTTCCGGCTACTGTAAAGTCCTTTTTCTTTGGCTTTGCAATTGGTTTGGTAGGGTGTTATAAAGGGTATAATTGCTCAAAAGGAACCGTAGGAGTTGGAGAAGCATCTAATACTGCTGTAGTTTACACATCTATGCTGCTCTTTGTTATTGATTTTGTAGCTGTATTTATTACAGATATTTTTTTTAAAATATGA